In one Zalophus californianus isolate mZalCal1 chromosome 10, mZalCal1.pri.v2, whole genome shotgun sequence genomic region, the following are encoded:
- the ADSS2 gene encoding adenylosuccinate synthetase isozyme 2 isoform X2, giving the protein MCDLVSDFDGFSERFKVLANQYKSIYPTLEIDIEGELQKLKGYMERIKPMVRDGVYFLYEALHGPPKKILVEGANAALLDIDFGTYPFVTSSNCTVGGVCTGLGMPPQNVGEVYGVVKAYTTRVGIGAFPTEQDNEIGELLQKRGREFGVTTGRKRRCGWLDLVLLKYAHMINGFTALALTKLDILDMFTEIKVGVAYKLDGEIIPHFPANQEVLNKVEVQYKMLPGWNTDISNARTFKELPVNAQNYVRFIEDELQIPIKWIGVGKSRESMIQLF; this is encoded by the exons ATGTGTGATCTGGTTTCTGACTTTGATGGCTTCTCTGAGAG GTTCAAAGTTCTGGCTAACCAATACAAATCTATATACCCCACTCTGGAAATCGACATTGAAGGCGAATTACAAAAACTCAAG GGTTATATGGAAAGGATTAAACCAATGGTGAGAGATGGAGTTTACTTCCTCTACGAGGCCCTGCATGGACCACCAAAGAAAATCTTGGTAGAAGGTGCAAATGCAGCACTACTAGATATTGATTTTG gaaCTTACCCTTTTGTGACCTCTTCGAACTGTACAGTTGGAGGTGTCTGTACCGGGTTGGGAATGCCCCCTCAAAATGTTGGAGAAGTGTATGGGGTCGTGAAAGCTTACACAACTAGAGTTGGCATTGGTGCCTTCCCAACAGAGCAAGACAAT gaAATTGGAGAATTATTACAAAAAAGAGGTCGAGAGTTTGGGGTAACCactggaaggaaaagaaggtgTGGCTGGCTGGACCTGGTTTTGCTCAAATATGCTCATATGATTAATGGATTTACTGC GTTGGCACTTACCAAATTGGATATTTTGGACATGTTTACGGAAATCAAAGTTGGAGTTGCTTACAAGTTAGATGGTGAAATCATACCTCATTTCCCAG CAAACCAAGAAGTCTTAAATAAAGTTGAAGTTCAGTATAAGATGCTCCCAGGTTGGAACACAGATATATCAAATGCAAGGACATTTAAAGAACTACCTGTTAATGCACAAAATTATGTTCGATTTATTGAAGATGAGCTTCAGATTCCAA TTAAATGGATCGGTGTAGGTAAATCCAGAGAGTCTATGATTCAACTCTTCTAA